One part of the Anopheles coustani chromosome 2, idAnoCousDA_361_x.2, whole genome shotgun sequence genome encodes these proteins:
- the LOC131266335 gene encoding uncharacterized protein LOC131266335 isoform X1, with the protein MSDNVKVSIKVRPLIKREKDSKLTSQWRVKGNTIAHIDGTYDRFVFDHIFDETASSKDLFNTVCRPVILSALNGINGTIFAYGQTSSGKTYTMIGDEEEPGVVPLTATEIFEEIKKIKERQFLIRVGFIEIYNEKIHDLLNTCNTNMKIVENQYGDVTVNSSEKIISSAEQILMYMDKGNKARKIGETNMNERSSRSHTIFRIMIESRMIEGESDNEAVQIGIINLVDLAGSERADQTGATGSRFKEGVCINRSLLSLSCVIQKLSENPDKQFINYRDSKLTRILQASLGGNAVTSMICNITPAAIEETYYTLCFANRAKNIRNKPKVNEILSDAALMKRLEREIQRLQNELRSEQNKNSQINLVELQNAITLRTNQLINSNQAMGTNNDHARRRTWCPSTSEIPRLARPTSSIASVGGTLMGPPPSNLLVPNGMTPNIAIRTISADGCETPQANGFQATLALMGADYDQIPYRNLLDNRDLLARQMRSVSPVGNGLLNPFSADEFVPGEQISFGHCSLSPLSSMARDLHTPKSLRRTRRSSTGDSPPFFDYEKRCRELEQELIELQEFTKLEKTVELDYLKQELSKRDDSLAGLREDIEEKEQRIEQLEERCTQLEIELKDQQARVSKAEIDLLQAAKERQAAVRQAELHSNQLTGVEFEYERFRQRSEAREKELIESLQEARGSSGGTVTPNNADGFRVDQKREEMKRLEMQNYEFSLQLEECNKQIEQLKASYLEQHRKLEQVKQTVLQHHHHPVQSVLAGGKGDEVATHSLVQSLRKLLLSGEDIENVETVSPQTHNDQSTIDHDPNATTLGDAQTVQELVKIIETLEQNLHTSEQEKNTNGTMLDEVKRQLDGKIATIAQLEKQLQGWKQKFEAQTSEYDEMSTQLMDQMQESEELRKEFEALQLKHSTEQSEAETHEADFSKQIAVLKETLERATNEKEELHRTGEALRVEIVTLKKALEEKVTLVDTLEKEKRTLTTNCDEVMKSLGEANSRTEKMRIEIDELKVKLANGANLKDGLEKMFAEQTKDLSCTIEKQRAEMEALAKEKTRLADEMELLQKNAQENLRDQIDPKMMETLMCQKENLEQQVNTLREKMETCQKELHAAETERDRQIQLFSQEKESFEQANGELRREDARLEELITQAKEDRQHVSDRERCALKEELDLARQTYDTQERRVNELQQEVESYRTELQTIQKEYTALMEKEKVDKETYDEAHRKYEEEIELSRETIDQLKKQMASISEQEANGRETIEKAQLAQKTMEERIVELEQEVQRHVKGLEAARTEHSALVEGHNKEKENFENIRQKLMEDIESSKKTIESLTEEKQDLLERHSGEHRKEHETRAEQMEELRKGTACLEQRLKEKEEDICKYVVALETAQKEKDELMEQQKLSSKTAQDAQQLAVEQISQLKSTLVRLEEEKRFLENEQAERLAGQQTLEQQLDELRHGRDALALQVEEREQEILRYITELETLRAEQIRLVEQQNGTCKELEARNDSLVKELDSLQQTVDQLLSENESLLKEQLEGEESLKQRLASELEELEKLRSCRDESERLVAQLERDLTTVRAELEMVRRELLAEKQRHDDSEQSKDARIRSMTEEIETQKRAIVALEDEKQRLLEAEGRLTRQLEENNRRTLDLEVKQQEMESFREELRRENNDLTVAVQELSGKLVNLEEQMDGNEAAQRKTIDTLVREKQAHEDAAHKHEQEAKTLRRQLDEASAKFYDYQQRHETAQKELQDVRVALEESTTVRGRLEADITESSSVRDVLERELRELKTALESLDSKLENERYEQERQTSANLRRELDEKQKELESFMATGRPSLGDGRVVQALRRENEDLLKQLNEARQIDGLKGKQLQERIDELQRLETEITRMRDEMATMRHESSFNEKEEQITQLRRKVTEVEKVREETVHQKRSLERAYDQLRFKHQTLAKEVDELRRTTDKERKSRRQSTHDDRRGLIFNSKEVATMTDPTSTNCGCLEMDAQIKELRNKLTLKDCQLNTQKLISSANPLKNEITEMRRKMDEHNREKVQVEQELREVLAELDRERKDRKRHCTQCMRHSRQQNARCDKAVQAYHPEEKATTAAVSVSIVSTTRSPAASTGTPARNGATMETVAALQSRCDEQQNEYDKLMEKYQKMKQLCRLRNERIVSLGQSIAEKENESTNVNRNMEDECLKLKQQLKETETRCAQIHRQTVGKASTIKCEIGVQTEADSETEIYRAKYERYRALCHKLIEEGKSKRSAAVVQ; encoded by the exons ATGTCGGATAATGTAAAAGTTTCGATCAAAGTACGGCCTTTGATAAAACGGGAGAAGGACAGCAAACTAACATCACAATGGCGCGTAAAGGGGAACACGATAGCACATATCGATGGCACTtacgatcgttttgttttcg ACCATATCTTCGATGAAACTGCGTCGTCAAAGGATCTCTTCAACACCGTCTGCCGGCCGGTTATACTTTCTGCGTTGAATGGCATCAACGGGACGATATTCGCCTACGGGCAGACGTCTTCCGGCAAAACGTACACCATGATTGGTGACGAGGAGGAACCCGGTGTGGTGCCGCTGACGGCGACGGAAATTTTCGAGGAGATCAAAAAGATCAAAGAGCGTCAGTTTCTGATACGCGTTGGATTTATCGAGATCTACAACGAGAAGATTCACGATCTGCTGAATACGTGCAACACCAACATGAAAATTGTGGAGAATCAATACGGCGACGTGACGGTGAATTCGAGTGAAAAAATCATTAGTAGCGCCGAACAGATCCTCATGTACATGGATAAGGGAAACAAGGCGCGAAAAATCGGCGAAACGAACATGAACGAACGCTCGAGCCGGTCGCACACGATCTTCCGTATTATGATCGAATCGCGTATGATTGAAGGCGAATCGGACAACGAGGCAGTCCAGATTGGAATAATCAATTTGGTCGATTTAGCTGGCAGCGAACGGGCTGACCAAACCGGTGCGACGGGTTCCCGGTTCAAGGAGGGCGTTTGCATCAATCGTAGCCTCCTGTCGCTCAGCTGCGTCATACAAAAGTTGAGCGAAAATCCTGACAAACAGTTTATCAACTATCGCGACTCGAAGCTAACCCGCATCCTGCAGGCTTCGCTCGGTGGCAATGCGGTAACATCGATGATCTGCAACATTACGCCCGCCGCAATCGAAGAGACGTACTACACGCTTTGCTTTGCGAATCGGGCGAAAAACATTCGGAACAAGCCGAAAGTGAACGAGATCCTCAGTGACGCTGCCTTGATGAAACGGTTGGAACGAGAGATCCAGCGCCTTCAAAACGAGCTGCGAtctgagcaaaacaaaaatagccaGATCAACCTGGTTGAGCTGCAGAACGCGATCACGCTGCGTACGAATCAGCTTATAAACTCGAACCAGGCGATGGGTACGAACAACGATCACGCGCGGCGCCGTACCTGGTGCCCATCGACCTCCGAGATTCCTCGCTTAGCCAGACCGACCTCTTCAATCGCGTCCGTAGGTGGTACACTGATGGGACCACCACCCTCGAATCTGCTGGTGCCGAACGGGATGACGCCAAACATCGCGATCCGGACGATATCGGCGGATGGGTGTGAAACTCCGCAGGCGAACGGGTTCCAAGCCACACTAGCCCTGATGGGCGCAGATTACGATCAAATCCCTTACCGTAATCTGCTGGACAATCGGGACCTTTTGGCACGCCAGATGCGTTCAGTTTCGCCAGTTGGGAACGGGTTGTTGAATCCGTTCAGTGCCGACGAGTTTGTACCGGGCGAGCAGATCAGTTTCGGGCACTGTTCCCTGTCCCCGCTATCGTCTATGGCACGCGACTTGCACACACCGAAGAGCTTACGTCGAACAAGACGATCGTCGACCGGCGATTCGCCACCATTTTTCGACTACGAGAAACG ATGCCGGGAACTGGAACAAGAGCTGATCGAGCTGCAGGAGTTTACAAAGCTAGAGAAGACCGTCGAGCTGGACTACCTGAAGCAGGAGCTATCGAAGCGTGACGATTCGCTAGCCGGTCTTAGAGAAGACATTGAAGAAAAAGAGCAACGAATAGAACAGCTGGAGGAAAG ATGCACTCAGCTTGAAATAGAATTGAAAGATCAGCAGGCACGAGTCAGCAAGGCAGAAATCGATCTGCTGCAGGCTGCAAAAGAACGTCAGGCGGCCGTACGGCAGGCGGAACTGCACAGCAATCAGCTTACCGGTGTCGAGTTCGAGTACGAACGCTTCCGACAGCGCTCGGAGGCACGCGAGAAGGAGCTGATCGAATCGCTTCAGGAGGCACGCGGTTCGTCCGGCGGAACGGTTACGCCCAACAATGCCGACGGATTCCGGGTTGATCAGAAGCGGGAGGAAATGAAGCGTCTGGAGATG caaAATTATGAATTTTCACTGCAGCTTGAAGAATGTAACAAACAAATTGAGCAGCTGAAAGCTTCCTATCTCGAGCAGCACCGAAAGCTGGAGCAAGTTAAGCAAACGGTTctgcaacaccaccaccatcccgtTCAAAGTGTACTGGCCGGTGGTAAAGGGGATGAGGTCGCCACCCATTCGCTGGTACAGTCCCTACGCAAACTGCTACTGTCAGGGGAGGACATTGAAAATGTTGAAACTGTTTCGCCACAAACCCACAACGATCAATCGACGATCGATCACGATCCAAACGCGACCACCCTCGGGGACGCCCAAACCGTCCAGGAGTtggtgaaaattattgaaacgcTCGAGCAAAACCTGCACACGAGCGAACAGGAAAAGAACACCAATGGGACCATGCTGGACGAGGTGAAACGACAGTTGGATGGTAAAATCGCAACGATCGCGCAGCTAGAGAAGCAACTGCAAGGTTGGAAGCAAAAGTTCGAGGCACAGACGAGCGAGTACGACGAAATGTCCACTCAACTGATGGATCAGATGCAGGAAAGTGAGGAGCTCCGGAAGGAGTTCGAGGCGCTCCAACTAAAGCATAGCACGGAACAGTCGGAGGCGGAAACGCATGAAGCGGATTTCTCGAAGCAAATAGCCGTACTGAAGGAAACGCTCGAAAGAGCGACTAACGAGAAAGAAGAACTGCACCGGACTGGTGAGGCACTGCGAGTAGAGATTGTCACGCTAAAGAAAGCATTAGAGGAGAAGGTTACACTGGTGGACACGTTGGAAAAGGAGAAACGCACACTCACCACCAATTGCGATGAGGTAATGAAGAGTCTCGGTGAAGCAAATTCACGAACGGAAAAAATGCGTATAGAAATCGATGAACTGAAAGTAAAGCTAGCAAATGGGGCGAATTTAAAGGAtggtttggagaaaatgtttgcCGAGCAAACGAAGGATCTCAGCTGCACGATCGAGAAGCAGCGTGCGGAAATGGAAGCtctggcaaaagaaaaaacccgcCTGGCGGATGAGATGGAGCTTTTGCAGAAAAATGCACAAGAAAATCTCCGCGATCAGATAGACCCGAAGATGATGGAAACCCTTATGTGCCAAAAGGAGAACCTGGAGCAGCAGGTGAATACATTGCGGGAGAAAATGGAAACTTGTCAGAAGGAACTGCACGCGGCCGAAACCGAACGAGACAGGCAAATTCAACTCTTTTCGCAGGAAAAGGAATCGTTTGAACAGGCAAATGGGGAGCTTCGGCGGGAGGACGCCCGGTTGGAGGAATTGATTACTCAGGCGAAGGAGGATCGCCAGCACGTCAGTGACCGGGAACGGTGTGCCCTGAAGGAGGAGTTGGACCTGGCTAGGCAAACGTACGACACACAGGAGCGACGTGTGAACGAGCTGCAGCAGGAGGTGGAAAGCTACCGTACTGAACTACAAACCATTCAGAAGGAGTACACGGCActgatggaaaaggaaaaggtcGATAAGGAGACGTATGACGAAGCTCACCGAAAGTACGAGGAAGAGATCGAACTGTCCAGGGAAACGATTGATCAGCTTAAGAAACAAATGGCCAGCATAAGCGAGCAGGAAGCCAATGGGCGGGAAACGATAGAAAAAGCGCAGCTTGCACAGAAAACCATGGAAGAACGTATAGTTGAGTTGGAACAGGAGGTTCAACGACATGTGAAGGGCCTTGAAGCGGCCCGAACGGAACACTCCGCTTTGGTTGAAGGTCACaacaaggaaaaggaaaactttgagAACATCCGTCAAAAGCTGATGGAAGACATTGAGTCATCGAAGAAAACGATCGAAAGTCTTACGGAGGAAAAACAGGATTTGCTAGAGCGTCATTCGGGTGAACATCGGAAGGAGCATGAAACACGTGCCGAGCAGATGGAAGAGTTGCGGAAGGGTACTGCGTGTCTTGAACAAAGGCTCAAAGAGAAAGAAGAAGACATATGTAAATATGTTGTTGCATTGGAAACCGcccaaaaggaaaaggatgaaCTCATGGAGCAGCAAAAACTGAGCAGTAAAACGGCGCAGGATGCCCAGCAATTGGCAGTAGAACAAATAAGCCAGTTGAAGTCGACGCTGGTTCGtttagaggaagaaaaacgctTCCTTGAAAACGAGCAGGCAGAACGTTTGGCCGGGCAACAAACGCTTGAACAACAGTTGGACGAGTTGAGGCATGGAAGGGACGCATTAGCGCTTCAGGTTGAGGAGCGAGAGCAGGAAATCCTTCGGTATATCACCGAACTGGAAACGCTGCGAGCGGAACAGATCCGCCTCGTGGAACAACAGAACGGCACGTGCAAGGAGCTTGAGGCTAGGAACGACTCCCTGGTGAAGGAACTCGACTCACTGCAGCAAACCGTCGATCAATTGCTGTCGGAAAACGAATCCCTTCTGAAGGAGCAGCTCGAGGGCGAGGAATCGCTCAAGCAGCGGCTAGCTTCGGAGCTTGAAGAGTTGGAAAAGTTGCGATCCTGTCGCGACGAATCCGAACGTCTTGTGGCGCAACTCGAGCGAGATCTAACGACGGTACGGGCCGAGCTGGAAATGGTTCGCCGTGAGCTGCTGGCCGAGAAACAACGTCACGATGATAGCGAGCAATCCAAAGACGCTCGTATTCGATCGATGACGGAAGAGATCGAGACTCAGAAGCGTGCCATCGTTGCACTCGAGGACGAGAAGCAGCGACTGCTGGAGGCCGAAGGTAGATTGACGAGGCAGCTTGAAGAAAACAACCGTCGAACGTTGGATCTTGAAGTAAAGCAGCAGGAAATGGAATCCTTCCGGGAGGAGCTCCGTAGAGAAAACAACGATCTGACGGTGGCGGTGCAGGAACTGTCCGGAAAGTTGGTCAACCTGGAGGAGCAGATGGATGGGAATGAGGCTGCGCAGCGCAAAACGATTGACACTTTGGTGCGGGAAAAACAAGCCCATGAAGATGCGGCACACAAACACGAGCAGGAAGCGAAAACCTTGCGCCGACAGCTGGATGAAGCGTCGGCGAAATTCTACGACTATCAGCAACGTCACGAAACCGCCCAAAAGGAGCTGCAGGACGTTCGGGTAGCGTTGGAGGAAAGCACTACCGTGCGGGGTCGGCTGGAGGCGGACATTACTGAATCGTCCAGTGTGCGAGATGTGCTGGAGCGTGAGCTGCGCGAGCTGAAGACCGCACTCGAAAGCCTGGACAGCAAGCTGGAGAACGAACGGTACGAGCAGGAACGCCAAACATCGGCCAACCTTCGGCGCGAGCTGGACGAAAAGCAGAAGGAGCTGGAAAGCTTCATGGCAACCGGGCGCCCTTCGCTTGGCGATGGCCGTGTGGTTCAAGCGTTGCGCCGTGAAAACGAAGATCTGCTCAAGCAACTGAACGAAGCGCGTCAAATCGATGGCCTCAAGGGGAAGCAGCTGCAGGAACGGATCGACGAGCTGCAACGACTCGAAACGGAGATTACTCGAATGCGCGACGAGATGGCCACGATGCGGCACGAGTCCAGCTTCAACGAGAAGGAAGAGCAAATCACGCAACTCCGCCGAAAGGTGACCGAGGTGGAGAAGGTGCGCGAAGAGACGGTCCACCAGAAGCGGTCTCTCGAGCGGGCATACGACCAGCTGCGGTTCAAACATCAGACGCTTGCGAAAGAGGTGGACGAGCTGCGTCGTACGACGGACAAGGAGCGCAAATCCCGCCGCCAGAGCACGCACGACGATCGGCGCGGGTTGATCTTTAACAGCAAGGAAGTGGCTACGATGACCGATCCCACCT CGACAAATTGTGGCTGTCTCGAAATGGACGCACAGATCAAGGAACTTCGTAACAAGCTGACGTTGAAGGACTGTCAGCTCAACACGCAGAAGCTCATCTCGTCGGCGAACCCgctgaaaaatgaaatcaccGAGATGCGCCGCAAAATGGATGAGCACAACCGCGAAAAGGTACAGGTCGAGCAGGAGCTGCGAGAAGTGCTGGCCGAGCTCGATCGAGAGCGCAAGGATCGCAAACGGCACTGCACGCAGTGCATGCGCCACAGTCGGCAGCAGAATGCACGCTGCGACAAGGCAGTACAGGCGTACCATCCGGAGGAGAAAGCTACTACGGCGGCCGTTTCAGTGTCGATCGTGTCAACCACACGCTCCCCCGCTGCCTCGACCGGGACACCCGCTCGGAATGGAGCAACAATGGAGACGGTTGCCGCCCTGCAGAGCCGCTGCGACGAGCAGCAGAATGAGTACGACaagttgatggaaaaatatcaaaagatGAAACAGCTCTGCAGGTTGCGAAACGAGAGGATTGTGAGCCTTGGCCAGAGTATAGCGGAAAAGGAGAACGAAAGCACGAACGTGAACCGAAACATGGAG GATGAATGTCTAAAATTGAAGCAACAGCTGAAGGAAACTGAAACCCGCTGTGCCCAGATTCATCGACAGACGGTAGGAAAAGCATCGACGATCAAGTGTGAAATCGGAGTGCAAACGGAGGCTGAT tccGAAACGGAAATATATCGGGCGAAATACGAGCGTTACCGAGCCCTCTGCCACAAGCTGATTGAAGAAGGTAAAAGTAAACGATCGGCGGCAGTGGTGCAGTGA